From the Mahella australiensis 50-1 BON genome, the window ACGACGCTGAAGAAATCTATGATAAAGCTATCGAAGCCATAAAGGACGTATGCGATAAAGCCGGCATAACGAACGACGATATAGCTGCCCTTGCCATAACCAACCAGAGGGAAACCATCGTAGCATGGGACAAATACACCGGCCAACCCATATACAACGCTGTGGTCTGGCAATGCCAGAGGGCAACCGAGATATGCGCAGAGCTGGAAGGCAAAGGCTATGGAGATATTATCAATAAAAAGACAGGGCTGCCGCTTTCACCCTATTTTTCTGCATCAAAACTGAAATGGATGTTGGAAAATATAGATGGCGCCATGGATAAAGCCAAATCCGGCAGGCTATTATGCGGTACCATAGATGCTTGGCTCATATGGAAGCTTACGGACGGTCGCGTTCATGCAACCGACTACTCCAACGCCTGTCGCACGCAATTATTCAATATACAGGGCCTTTCATGGGACCGTGAACTTCTCGACATATTCGGCATACCCGAATCCATGCTCCCCGAGGTCAAATCGTCTGATGAGATATTTGGGTATGCCGATAATATACCTATAACCGGCGTCATGGGCGATTCCCATGCAGCGCTATTTGGACAACGCTGTTGGCAAAAAGGCATGGCCAAGGCCACCTATGGAACCGGCTCTTCTGTTATGTTAAATACCGGAAATCAGCCTGTTTATTCACAAAAAGGCTTGGCCACATCTATTGCATGGAAGAGTACTCAGGGATTATACTATGTATTAGAAGGCAATATAAATTGCACCGGGGCAACGATAAAGTGGCTGGTAGAGCGCCTAGGTATATTGTCCAGCTCAAAAGAAAGCGGCGTTATTGCCGCATCGGTAAAGAACAATGACGGCGTGTATCTGGTACCTGCTTTTGTGGGACTGGGAGCGCCATACTGGAACAGCAACGCAAGAGCTGCTATAACAGGCATGACTATGAGTACCGGTAGAGCCCATATAGTAAGAGCCGCTGAGGAGTCCATAGCGTATCAGATCAAGGATATCCTCGATCTGATGATACAGGATAGTGGTATAAGCCTGCAGGAATTACGCACGGATGGCGGGCCCACTCGCGATGCCTTCCTGATGCAATTTCAAGCCGATATATTAGATATCGACGTTAGGCCCAGCCGTATCGCAGAAATTTCATCGCTCGGATCAGCTTTTATGGCAGGCTTGGCTATAGGTTTCTGGAATATGAACGATATAGCAGCTATAGCTGATTCAGACAAGACATACAAAAGCCGTATGAGCGCACAAGACAGAGAAAGGCTTTATGCCGGCTGGAAAGATGCTGTGTATAAGACATTGTCTAAACAAGAACAACAAGGAGAGGTAAGCTGACATTGAAAGTAAAAGAGATAGCGGAAAAATTGAACGTATCCCCGGCTACTGTATCGTTGGTATTGAATAATAAACCAGGGGTGAGCGAGAAGACACGCCAACGTGTCTTACAGGCCGTAGCCGAGGCCGGCTATGACACCAATATTTTATCCAAACCCGCTTTACGGGATCATAAGGCCATGCGTTTCATCATATATAAAAAGCACGGTCATGTCGTAGGTGATACTCCTTTCTTTTCCGCATTGATGGAAGGTATCGATCTTGAAGCCAGAAAGAAGGGATACAGCGCCGTTATCTCCTATATAAACGATGACCAAAATAAGAATGATATATTGAGGCTCATTAAAGACCATCCGTTAAATGGCATAATTATACTCGCCACCGAGATGGATTGTAATGATTTGCAGCCATTCATAGATATGCCGGTTCCCGTGGTGTTGTTGGATAGCTTTTGTAGAGATATACCGTTGGATAGTGTGGTCATAAACAATGTCCAAGGGGCTTATAATGCAACAAAGCACCTTATAGACAAAGGACATACCGATATAGGCTATCTGCACAGTTCAGTATGGATAAATAATTTTGATGAAAGAACGGATGGCTTTCTAAAGGCATTATCTGACCACAACATTAAATTCAATAAAAAAAATATGTTTTCCCTAGAATCCACTCTGGACGGGGCATACAGGGACATGTTAGAGATACTACAAAGCAACGCAGATCTTCCAACAGCTCTTTTCGCAGATAACGACATAATAGCCTTTGGTGCAATAAAAGCCTTGAAGGAGAAGGGGATCAGCATACCGGATGAGGTATCCATCGTCGGCTTCGATGATATGCCTTTTTGCAACATCATAGACCCGCCACTAACTACCGTAAGGGTGTATAAGCAGGATATCGGCAGGTTGGCTGTACGCAGGCTTATAGAAAAAATACGGTATAATAGCAATATATTCGTGAATATAGAAGTTGGCACTGAACTTGTAGAACGCCAAAGCGTGTTAGACAAAACAAGAAAGGATAATAATAGAAATGGAATATAAAATAAAAATAGGCATGGTACCTACGAGAAGAAACATATTCAGCGCGCAGGACGCTATAAAATACAAGCGCTTAATACAGGATAAGCTCGATAGCTTGAACATAGATTATATAGATATAGACGATATAAACGAGGAAGGCCTCTTATTTAACGAAGATGATGTCGACAAAATCATAGACAAATTCAGGGCGGCCAAAATAGACGCTCTTTTCTTTCCCCATTGTAATTTCGGATCCGAAGCGCTC encodes:
- the glpK gene encoding glycerol kinase GlpK, translated to MQQDRLILSIDQSTSGTKAILYDKKGNIVENSYTLHSQIYPRPGWVEHDAEEIYDKAIEAIKDVCDKAGITNDDIAALAITNQRETIVAWDKYTGQPIYNAVVWQCQRATEICAELEGKGYGDIINKKTGLPLSPYFSASKLKWMLENIDGAMDKAKSGRLLCGTIDAWLIWKLTDGRVHATDYSNACRTQLFNIQGLSWDRELLDIFGIPESMLPEVKSSDEIFGYADNIPITGVMGDSHAALFGQRCWQKGMAKATYGTGSSVMLNTGNQPVYSQKGLATSIAWKSTQGLYYVLEGNINCTGATIKWLVERLGILSSSKESGVIAASVKNNDGVYLVPAFVGLGAPYWNSNARAAITGMTMSTGRAHIVRAAEESIAYQIKDILDLMIQDSGISLQELRTDGGPTRDAFLMQFQADILDIDVRPSRIAEISSLGSAFMAGLAIGFWNMNDIAAIADSDKTYKSRMSAQDRERLYAGWKDAVYKTLSKQEQQGEVS
- a CDS encoding LacI family DNA-binding transcriptional regulator, with product MKVKEIAEKLNVSPATVSLVLNNKPGVSEKTRQRVLQAVAEAGYDTNILSKPALRDHKAMRFIIYKKHGHVVGDTPFFSALMEGIDLEARKKGYSAVISYINDDQNKNDILRLIKDHPLNGIIILATEMDCNDLQPFIDMPVPVVLLDSFCRDIPLDSVVINNVQGAYNATKHLIDKGHTDIGYLHSSVWINNFDERTDGFLKALSDHNIKFNKKNMFSLESTLDGAYRDMLEILQSNADLPTALFADNDIIAFGAIKALKEKGISIPDEVSIVGFDDMPFCNIIDPPLTTVRVYKQDIGRLAVRRLIEKIRYNSNIFVNIEVGTELVERQSVLDKTRKDNNRNGI